The sequence below is a genomic window from Sneathiella marina.
AAAGAACATAATTCCAGGCGATAGCGGCGGGAAGAAATTCGGCATTATGCAGTCAGAGCAGGAAATTTTTGGCGAAATAGCAACGGAGCTTGGTTTGCTCAAACGCGGCTCGGAGAATTATTGGAGCCGTCACCCGCTCGCCTATTTGGTCGAAGCTGCAGATGATATCTGCTATTCCGTTGTCGATATCGAAGATGGATTTAAACTCGGGCGTCTGGGATTTGCAGAAACAGAAGACCTGATGCTACGAATTTATGGAGGTCGGCCGAAGCGCTATGCTGAAGTGAATGAAAATTCTGAACGCATTTCCTATTTACGCGCAAAATGCATCGGAAAGCTTATTGGGGAGGTGTCGGACATATTTAAGGATTGCGAAGGCGCCATACTTTCCGGGAATTTTACTGGTGATTTGCTTCATCAATCCACCAAAGCTAGCCTATTTGTGGAGATTGAAGAACTTTGCAAAAGAGAAATCTATCATCACCGAGATCGGATACAGGCTGAATTAAGTGGCGCTGAAATCCTCTCAACCCTCTTAAAAGCTTTCTATTCCGCAAATCTCGATTGGGAAAATTTTCAGAATGAGGGAACTGTCATGAGTCCGCGTTCATCCGTCCTTATGCATCTTTTTCCAGGTGGCGAAGCATCAAAAAGATCTCGATATGAATGGTTATTGGAAGTGACAGATTTCGTTTCCGGGATGACAGATTCTTATGCTCTGCGACAATTCAAAGAACTTAAAGGTATCGGCTAGAAAAACCTGGCCTCAGTGCTTTATAAATTTTCGTTTCTTTTCAAATAGTTAAAAGTATAAACATTACATTGCCTAACCGTTAACAAAAACTTCAGGCCCGAAGTAATAAAATAAGGCACTTTTTACAATGTAAGATGCCTTGAATGCTGCTTGAACCCTCAATCGCTGGCGGACCAATCGCCCGCATGTTTGCAGACATGCCGGTTAAAACCCGCACTAAGACAGCCCATACCGTTGCCCAAGACTACGCAACAACCTCGATGTCTCGCGATGATCTTGCGTTGGCCGAAGCTATTATTAATTATCTCCTCCTTGATATCGATCCTGCTGTACGTGCTGCTCTTTCCGAAGAATTGAAAGATTGTAACTTTCTCAATCGCGAAGCCGTAAAAAAGCTTGCGCAGGATATTGATGTGGTTTCGTTGCCGATCATCGCGTTATCTCCTTTGCTGACCGAACGTGATTTACTGGAGATCTTTGAAACTGCAAGTGAAGCCAAACAAATAGCAATTGCAGATCGTGCAGAGCTTGACCTGGTCGTTACAGATCAAATAGCCGAACGAGCTTGCTTCGAAGCGGTCGAGGCTTGTCTTGAAAATCAAGGGGCGATAATTGGCAGGAAAGGCTATCAGCATATCTTGGCACGGTTCGGCAATGAAGAAAGTATCCAAGAACTCCTCGTCCGACGACCCAGCCTGCCAAAAGACACGGTAAAGCGCCTTTGCGAGTTCATCTCAGAGGATAATAAACAAGAACTGATGGAAGGAGATCATCTTTCAGATGCCCTTTCAGCCCGCATGATACTCAATGCACGCGAGCGCGTTTTGGCAAAGAGCCTGAGCCGGAGAATGACGGATTACGAGCAAAAGAAAGCCTCCATTTCGTTGCAAAAAGAAGGCCGTCTTACTGCAACACTCATGCTGCGATCCCTGATATCCGGAAATCAGTCTTTTTTTCTATCTGCTCTTGCAGAAGCCTCCGGTATTTCGAAAAAGCGTGTAAATTCCTTAACTTCCGGCCGTGGTTATCTTGGTTTCAAGCGACTATATGAACGCGCAGAAATGCCAAATTACCTTTACGAGGCGTTTCGAACGGTATTGGAAGAACAGCGAAATGCGCGGCATTATCATCCACGTGCGGACATGGACAACCTCCAGCAACGCTTGATTGACAGAATAGCCCATGTATACGAATGGGAGGATGATTTGAGCTTGGAAGAGTTAATGGAAAAACTACTTCCCAAGCGAATATATTAACCCGTAAACTGCATTGGGCGCCTGATAAACT
It includes:
- a CDS encoding deoxyguanosinetriphosphate triphosphohydrolase; its protein translation is MMDWNRLLSTKRFGQDHNDPVIASRSPFHKDQDRIVFSSAFRRLQDKTQVHTLAESDYVRTRLTHSMEAASVGRSLGANAGQVIIDRHLKDSDFSPADFGHILSAACMAHDIGNPPFGHFGEEIIRDWFMNGAGSKSRANSLTAEQKADFEMFEGNAQGFRILTKLQNWRNAGGLRLSYATLGTFMKYPRTSIIKNIIPGDSGGKKFGIMQSEQEIFGEIATELGLLKRGSENYWSRHPLAYLVEAADDICYSVVDIEDGFKLGRLGFAETEDLMLRIYGGRPKRYAEVNENSERISYLRAKCIGKLIGEVSDIFKDCEGAILSGNFTGDLLHQSTKASLFVEIEELCKREIYHHRDRIQAELSGAEILSTLLKAFYSANLDWENFQNEGTVMSPRSSVLMHLFPGGEASKRSRYEWLLEVTDFVSGMTDSYALRQFKELKGIG
- a CDS encoding DUF2336 domain-containing protein — encoded protein: MLLEPSIAGGPIARMFADMPVKTRTKTAHTVAQDYATTSMSRDDLALAEAIINYLLLDIDPAVRAALSEELKDCNFLNREAVKKLAQDIDVVSLPIIALSPLLTERDLLEIFETASEAKQIAIADRAELDLVVTDQIAERACFEAVEACLENQGAIIGRKGYQHILARFGNEESIQELLVRRPSLPKDTVKRLCEFISEDNKQELMEGDHLSDALSARMILNARERVLAKSLSRRMTDYEQKKASISLQKEGRLTATLMLRSLISGNQSFFLSALAEASGISKKRVNSLTSGRGYLGFKRLYERAEMPNYLYEAFRTVLEEQRNARHYHPRADMDNLQQRLIDRIAHVYEWEDDLSLEELMEKLLPKRIY